One region of Chryseobacterium sp. C-71 genomic DNA includes:
- a CDS encoding vitamin K epoxide reductase family protein, producing MNFDKLIDHFKLDKQEFYFQFNSHPNYPSALAFSDTLNFLGLKNDAYELDKEYWDELPEEYMALVDNSFSLVKKKGNDFTIYSDKVKTLNKEELYKNSGDFVLLFEKTENVKTKSFFNFKPIIYLVFGIIILYSLLQFSWYESIFNLLSLVGVYISLELFNQKFGQESAVVSNICGGAANSSSQSSCSKIFSSDKTDILGLKLSDFSLIYFLGITFVGLLFPQSQALLRISAMISIVVILYSFYVQAFVEKSLCRVCLVIIFVLLAQIAISSFYFSWEINLPVVFTSAILFISLFFTVAFLNNLINQKEEFKKSNAKNLRFKRNYDLFKRELTDKEKIEFTDQQTFFVGNKDAKLRISVVSNPYCGFCKDAHKIVEDLLLQYPDEISAQMRFNYSGEKADEKYTQLISDFLNIYKNKSHKEFLKTVDIWFKNKDEGEIRRKSGTENPQDLTEIIQMTKENSSAGITFTPVFIINGYQFPDKYDREDIHYFISELFEDEDFLS from the coding sequence ATGAATTTCGACAAACTCATAGACCATTTCAAACTCGACAAACAAGAATTTTATTTCCAGTTCAATTCTCATCCTAATTACCCTTCGGCTTTGGCGTTTAGTGATACCCTTAATTTTTTGGGACTAAAAAATGATGCTTACGAATTGGATAAAGAATATTGGGACGAATTGCCTGAAGAATATATGGCTTTGGTTGATAATTCGTTTTCTTTGGTCAAAAAGAAAGGAAACGATTTTACGATCTATTCAGATAAAGTAAAAACGCTGAATAAGGAAGAGCTCTACAAAAATTCCGGAGATTTTGTTCTTCTTTTCGAGAAAACAGAGAATGTTAAAACAAAGTCTTTTTTCAACTTTAAACCTATAATTTATTTAGTTTTTGGGATTATAATTCTTTATTCGTTACTTCAGTTTAGTTGGTATGAAAGCATTTTCAACTTACTGTCTTTGGTTGGAGTTTATATTTCGTTAGAACTTTTCAACCAAAAATTTGGTCAGGAATCTGCTGTCGTCAGTAATATTTGCGGTGGGGCTGCGAATAGTTCTTCTCAAAGTTCATGTTCAAAGATTTTTTCTTCCGATAAAACAGATATTTTGGGATTAAAACTTTCAGATTTTAGTTTAATTTATTTTTTGGGAATTACATTTGTCGGTCTTCTTTTTCCACAATCGCAGGCTCTTTTGAGGATCTCAGCAATGATTTCTATTGTGGTGATTCTCTACTCTTTTTATGTTCAGGCTTTTGTTGAAAAATCGCTTTGCAGAGTATGTCTGGTGATTATTTTTGTTTTGCTGGCTCAGATTGCGATCAGTTCTTTCTATTTTAGTTGGGAAATAAATTTACCTGTTGTCTTTACGAGTGCCATATTATTTATTTCTCTGTTTTTTACGGTTGCTTTCTTAAATAATCTCATCAATCAGAAAGAAGAATTCAAAAAATCTAATGCAAAGAATCTTAGGTTTAAAAGAAATTATGACCTGTTCAAACGGGAACTTACCGATAAAGAAAAAATTGAATTTACAGATCAACAGACATTTTTCGTAGGAAACAAAGACGCAAAACTTCGCATTTCTGTTGTTTCTAATCCCTACTGTGGATTCTGTAAAGATGCTCATAAGATCGTAGAAGATTTGTTGTTACAATATCCTGATGAAATTTCTGCACAGATGAGGTTCAATTATTCTGGTGAAAAGGCTGATGAAAAATATACTCAGCTTATTTCAGATTTTTTGAATATTTATAAAAACAAATCACATAAAGAATTTTTAAAAACTGTTGATATTTGGTTCAAAAATAAAGATGAGGGTGAAATAAGGAGAAAATCCGGAACAGAAAATCCACAAGATCTTACAGAGATTATTCAGATGACGAAAGAAAACAGTTCCGCCGGAATAACTTTTACACCGGTCTTTATCATTAATGGTTATCAGTTTCCGGATAAATATGACCGTGAAGATATTCATTATTTTATCAGTGAATTGTTTGAAGATGAAGATTTTCTGTCTTGA
- a CDS encoding bacteriocin-like protein has translation MKNLKKINRQEMKTIQGGLTCKCGQLCLIDGKWKCMPYDGCGGGNQP, from the coding sequence ATGAAAAATTTAAAAAAAATCAACCGACAGGAAATGAAAACAATTCAGGGCGGTCTTACCTGCAAATGCGGACAACTTTGCCTGATCGACGGAAAATGGAAATGTATGCCTTACGACGGCTGCGGTGGCGGAAATCAGCCATAA
- a CDS encoding bacteriocin-like protein, producing MKNFKKISRNQMKDINGGASGCSQACCPPPGIKRCPNIYCFAPCPVES from the coding sequence ATGAAAAATTTTAAAAAAATCTCAAGAAATCAAATGAAAGACATTAACGGTGGAGCTTCAGGTTGTTCTCAGGCATGTTGCCCACCTCCGGGAATAAAAAGATGCCCAAATATTTATTGTTTCGCACCATGTCCAGTAGAATCTTAA
- a CDS encoding bacteriocin-like protein, producing the protein MTKISIVFKCLRKQKLLKNIFKMKNLKKISRADLKKLGGGWLTFVPDYGIVNTLDCENMMQSIALCPQQQAVKCIQLEPGNAIGCDMGQNCINGACTGGLVFVK; encoded by the coding sequence ATGACAAAAATCTCAATTGTCTTTAAATGTTTGAGAAAACAAAAATTATTAAAAAATATATTTAAAATGAAAAATTTAAAAAAAATCAGTCGGGCTGATCTGAAAAAATTAGGCGGTGGTTGGCTAACTTTTGTTCCAGACTATGGCATTGTAAATACTTTAGATTGTGAAAATATGATGCAGAGTATTGCGTTATGTCCCCAACAACAAGCTGTAAAATGTATTCAGTTAGAACCAGGAAACGCAATTGGTTGTGATATGGGTCAAAATTGTATTAATGGTGCTTGTACTGGTGGACTGGTATTTGTAAAATAA
- a CDS encoding bacteriocin-like protein: MKKLKKISRESMKSVFAAGRGGISDEGTVNACSSPSGHNMYGVYMGEQCTCLRTGGNWICGKCYHGGNYAIIASISNNCDQFGGFTGEGGL, encoded by the coding sequence ATGAAAAAATTAAAAAAAATTTCGAGGGAAAGTATGAAATCAGTTTTTGCTGCTGGAAGAGGTGGTATTAGTGACGAAGGCACTGTTAATGCTTGTTCATCACCTAGTGGACATAATATGTATGGCGTTTATATGGGAGAACAGTGTACATGCTTGAGAACGGGAGGTAATTGGATCTGCGGAAAATGTTATCACGGAGGGAATTATGCAATAATAGCATCTATTTCAAATAACTGTGACCAATTTGGTGGTTTTACCGGAGAAGGCGGTCTTTAA
- a CDS encoding bacteriocin-like protein, which yields MKNLKKLARNEMKDIFGAGPILIGCSKSCCPTDGRPRCPKIYCPAVVCPQYI from the coding sequence ATGAAAAATTTGAAAAAATTAGCAAGAAACGAAATGAAAGACATTTTTGGAGCCGGCCCAATTCTGATTGGCTGTTCTAAAAGTTGCTGTCCTACAGACGGAAGACCAAGATGTCCGAAAATCTACTGTCCGGCAGTTGTTTGCCCACAGTATATTTAA